From Impatiens glandulifera chromosome 7, dImpGla2.1, whole genome shotgun sequence:
ATAGAAtacgttaaaataaaataaaaaagaaaaagaaaaagtaattgGCCAAAAACATAGCTGGAATTATAGCTTTTCCGGTGACCGGAGTAAATGTATGTGACCTAAAATAGCTGAAGAAGACGACCGACCGACCGACCGACAATATCAAAATCAGAAAGTCCATTTCCAGATCTTGATCCGAACATTAACCTTACACTTGGAACCCGCCGTCGAAGCAACGACACCCATCGCCGGCGGCTTTCCTTTGGGAATTACTCCATGGATCCCATCGCAGGTAACTCTAATCAAGATTCTCTTACTCTTAATATTATCCATTTTCACCACTAACCCAGTATCCACCACAATTTTAATAGGAATCCCAGTTTTCTTCTTCAGATCGGACTTCAACGACGCAACAGAATCAGAATCCACGATTTCAGACGAGGTTGCAAGAAAGGATCTTATAACCGTTGTGTTCCTAGGGTTACTGTTGAAGTTGGGGAAGGAAGCGTTCGCTAGTACGACCTCGTTCTTGGATGTTTCAGCAGTAATCGATATGTGATCGTAGAAGAATGAAATCTTCTTGTTTCGATTTTTGGCTGATATTGTTAAATTGAAGGCGGCGGCGAGGTGGGTTGTGTCGTCGGCGGTTGAGGTGGTGAGATTAAAACGCGAGATTCGGAGAGAATTGATTGTGAAAGAGGGGCGATTGGGTGTGTAGAGAAGGTAGAAAACGCAAGAAGCGATTGCGATTAGGAATAGGAGGATTGTTAGGATGAGGATGGACCAGAAACAACAGAGACAGAAACATCCGCGACGGCCGCGGCGACGGCGATTGGCGGTGGTTTGATGATTAACTGGGCGATATGGATGGGGATTGGGATTGGGTTTGTAGATTTGGGTTTTGGTCGGCGCCGGAGCGTTTGTGGTGGTCGCGGCGGCGTTGGGCTTGGATGGGTAGACTCTGTCAGTCATTTTGACAAACACTTGACGTGCGATTCTTGAGATGAGGTTTGGAAGAAAAtgaagtgtttttttttctttctttctttaatgGGTCTTTCTATCTCTATTTCTTTCAACGTCGGTTGTGGTTGTGTGTTTGACAACTCacttaatttttactttttaaagaaCCAATCCTCAATTTGTTTCATTTCTCACATTTAATGTTTTCTATccttttatttatcaaatctttCAACTCACCCACCATATAACAAACAATATTGGGCTTCTTTTAatctaatttcatttttcaaattcttttttattttatttacttttaataaaaaaaatatatatatattagttgaagTAAACTCAATATTATGATATCATGTTTTTCTGAATTTAGATAAGCGAGGTGAGTCAAACTCGCTTATCTAAAATCTTTAAACATGACTTTACAATACTAATACGACATCTACTTTCAATCTCTTTATTCACTAACACCCTTCTAAGTAagaatcaaatatatatgtgGTTAGGTTTAGGATTATTTAAATGAGAGAAACtagttaaacattattttattctatttcttatttatcacattattaaatttattaattttaatattaaaatataatgtattttaaattattatttttattttattattatattataatacatattaagtttttttttaccaaaaacaaaattatcatattcttaaaattattaagaatcattatcatttctaatctagatttaaaaataaactcaaggGTGGATATCCCCAGCCTAATCCTAGATTTTAAGTTTTGCGcttaattaaatggttaagtgtgttggCAAGTTATGTATGTTTAACCCCATTGTGGTTACATTTTTATCTCCACCAAGGTAGCTTAGTGGTAAGAGACAACTTAAGAGACTAAAATATCATGGGTTCGATTTCATATGAAAACGCTTTGAGTTCGCGGAAAGGGATAATAGTggggtgtcatgttagttctctttTTATTCCctaaaaaataaactcaaatctAAACAACTATCTTAATGtgttaatgtattaaaaataaaataattaataaatttcatttatatataaattcattaagATAACTCAAGCGACAAAAAGTGATTCTATGAAACTAAAGGTTACGGATttaattctcacttaaaatacattttaagttgGAGTAGATATCATATTTGTAGGAGTATGTTAACCTTTTACCTCGAGAGAATAAAAATAGTAGTCATCTAGTTACAtagatttaacaaaaataaaataaaataaaactgttAGTACTTAGAGATTTTGTGTTAGTTTTTTTATTCCATtcatattattcatatattttggaaactcaaaattgatattatataaactagtatgtatcccgtgcatttacacgggtaataatataaaaaaccgtgaaaaaaatattatgataaaaattttataggcgggtcaacccacaatccgacccaagtatcaatttactctcatatatatccaaattaaccacaactctcgacccggcaatccgaacactttaaaaattaagcatcagtatatatatagttagttaaaaagttaaacttatattgttgaaatgatacgcgtttatcaaattttgggttgaatttaaaatataaagtgttattagtctagttggttaaaatgttatatttgttttgttagattgcaagttcgaaccatacatatagtatttttaattttatttttaaccgttttatgtttatgggcgggtcaacccacaatccgactcaagtatccatttaggTATCATCCATAGGATAATTTTAAATTGGACTTTGAGTTGTTTGCTTCTTCACTCGTTGAAAACCTTCCACATTCAcatgaaaaaaaacattgaaattgACATGGAATTCTTTATTGAATATCCTTTTATTCTTCGTGAAGATGAcgtagattatttgaaaaataagaagccaattgtatattattaacaattgaGAGCTAGAcactttttcaatatttaaaatcaaaccaGAGACTACAATGAcgtattattataataatcaaaatgCTGGATTTACGTAATACAAGATTTACAAAATATTCGTTGCTTGCCGTGGACTAGCATTTGTTGTCATTGTAATTAGCTGTAAAACATTATCAATTTTTGTAATAGAAATtacaaaatgttatttattattttattttttttgttaaattaagaaaaatgaactTATAGTGATTATCGTTAATTGGGTTGGATCGATTTCTTTCAATACTTTAAATCTGGTCATATGTTTAACTAATagtaaaatatgaataaattaaatcaaaataaataaataaaattgtgaacTCATTGTAAGGTATGTATTTGCATAAAGTCATGTACATCTTTAATCTATATAGATAATGTGTTAGGTTACTTATTAATGTATATTTAGATTACATTTGAACAGATCTAAGTTTcgaaacaaaattattattttacgaTAAAAAAGTGACATGACACCTTatgttcttaattttttataatttaatttttctctaattctataaaaatgaacaaaaatcacatatttgttcatttcatcaataatttgttatttatctttttcaagTCATCGTACAactcttttttaaatttgtcaATGTAGACAATCttaaaaaatagtttacctTTAaagcaaaaaaattatattagaattgaaattagaattgcaatgaaattaaatttattgtaattttatagttctcaatttcatttattttagattGGAATTGTAAttctgaattttatttttttatattttttcaaacaaaataacttattattttatcatttaaaaacacgattaaagtttttaatccataattattttttgaatttaggatgttaaaatattaaaccggtgtcttttttttattttaataaatataaattaaataaaaaaacattttattctttattcttgtccatgcactaatgtaatttttacatatattatGAAGAATTTTTCATTCtccataaattaaatatatatatatatatatatatatatatatatgcataaatttattttaaatatcaataatGAGAGTAAAAAATATGGTTagaaattataacaaatataaaaactattatattgAGGATCAATCTCTATagaaaaataagtataatatattattataatatctattcatatattattaactCAAACCATCCAAAATAAGAATACACATTATTGACATTTGAATAAGTATATCTAAACATAAGAATGTAGCCAATTTTAAAGTGAGATATTTTTGACATCAATTCAATTGAgcgataaaaatgaaaatttcacaacaaatacTAAATTATGTCAAAAGAACGTTATCCCTACAAAAGTTTGTCATCCTTCTAGCAAATAAGATGATTTTTATAGACAAATGACATTGTTAGCTACCAACAATGGGATGCTAATAATGATTAAGAGGAAAgtaaggaaaaaataatattttttaaatgaattctCGAAGCTACAATACAATAGTTGAAGGAAGTAACAAAAACACTTCATACAAAATTCATTCCTTAGATAGTTGCAATTTAATTAACCTCTTTATAAATTATGTGTGAGTTTTTAGTTTGCAGTGAGTTCTATCtca
This genomic window contains:
- the LOC124946048 gene encoding NDR1/HIN1-like protein 6 — translated: MTDRVYPSKPNAAATTTNAPAPTKTQIYKPNPNPHPYRPVNHQTTANRRRRGRRGCFCLCCFWSILILTILLFLIAIASCVFYLLYTPNRPSFTINSLRISRFNLTTSTADDTTHLAAAFNLTISAKNRNKKISFFYDHISITAETSKNEVVLANASFPNFNSNPRNTTVIRSFLATSSEIVDSDSVASLKSDLKKKTGIPIKIVVDTGLVVKMDNIKSKRILIRVTCDGIHGVIPKGKPPAMGVVASTAGSKCKVNVRIKIWKWTF